In Brassica rapa cultivar Chiifu-401-42 chromosome A06, CAAS_Brap_v3.01, whole genome shotgun sequence, a single window of DNA contains:
- the LOC103873418 gene encoding probable L-type lectin-domain containing receptor kinase I.6 isoform X1: MIDCYISFGSWTFEILLCWEVFIKICTMVELRLDDWRVVENILKTRHEDVCFLLDKYNGNFCLRTCWRNYHPPFLQSSRFVQDSLILFFFFPLSQMATGSHLILMIFFVHLIFISSQQEETGFIYNGFGQADLSTDGVAKILPEGQLQLTDGSGQKMGHAFLKKPFEFTSPESLSFSTHFVCALVPKPGFIGGHGIAFVLSASMDLTHADATQFLGLFNISTQGSSSSHLVAVELDTALSAEFDDINANHVGIDVNGLISIASTPASYFSEIKGKNESISLLSGAPVQVWVDYGGNVLNVSLAPHKIQKPSQPLLSTSLNLSESFPDRMIYLGFSGATGTLISYQYILGWSFSRNRESLQTLDVTKLPRVPPHKAKNERPSTLLIVLLILLAVILFLVLGAAFAYRRRKYAEVREEWEGEYGPHRLSYKTLYKATKGFHKEGLLGKGGFGEVYKGTLPSHGEIAVKRVSHEAEEGMKQFVAEIVSMGTLKHKNMVPLLGYCRRKGELLLVSEYMPNGSLDQYLFYDDKPPFSWRRRLIIIKDIASALSYMHTGAPQVVLHRDIKASNVMLDAEYNGRLGDFGMARFHDHGADPATTAAVGTIGYMAPELVTMGASTATDVYGFGAFLLEVTCGRRPVEPALPEERRSLVKWVCQCWKMASLLGARDPRMRGEISAEEVEMVLKIGLMCMNAVAELRPSMEEVMQYLNESLKLPDITPNSPGIGSFVPLIMGSYPLSASLYSSSSANDSTFVTHSIVYGHGR; this comes from the exons ATGATTGATTGTTACATAAGTTTTGGTTCATGGACTTTTGAGATACTTCTCTGTTGGGAAGTATTTATTAAGATCTGCACAATGGTGGAGCTTCGTCTTGATGATTGGAGAGTAGTGGAGAATATTCTTAAAACCAG ACATGAAGATGTTTGCTTTCTTCTCGATAAATATAATGGGAATTTCTGTCTTAGAACGTGCTGGAGAAATTATCATCCACCATTTTTGCAGAGTTCAAGATTCGTTCAGGATAGTctgattctcttttttttctttcctttgtcACAAATGGCCACAGGATCACATCTCATTCTGATGATCTTCTTTGTTCATCTGATCTTCATCTCGAGTCAGCAGGAGGAGACAGGGTTTATCTATAATGGCTTTGGCCAAGCAGACCTTTCTACTGACGGCGTTGCCAAGATTCTTCCGGAAGGACAGTTGCAGTTGACCGATGGATCCGGGCAGAAAATGGGACATGCTTTCTTGAAGAAGCCTTTTGAGTTCACTTCACCTGAATCACTCTCTTTCTCAACACATTTTGTGTGTGCTCTGGTGCCTAAGCCAGGATTTATCGGTGGTCATGGTATCGCCTTTGTTCTGTCTGCTTCCATGGATCTCACACACGCAGATGCGACGCAGTTCTTGGGACTTTTTAACATCTCCACTCAAGGATCCTCCTCTTCTCATCTAGTCGCTGTTGAGCTTGATACTGCCCTCAGCGCTGAGTTTGATGACATCAATGCCAATCATGTCGGTATCGATGTCAACGGCCTTATCTCTATCGCATCGACCCCTGCTTCTTACTTTTCCGAGATAAAAGGTAAGAACGAAAGCATATCGCTTCTGAGTGGAGCTCCTGTTCAAGTCTGGGTGGACTACGGAGGAAACGTGCTTAATGTTTCGCTGGCCCCTCACAAAATTCAAAAGCCAAGTCAGCCTCTTTTGTCAACATCCCTGAACCTTTCAGAATCTTTCCCAGATAGAATGATATATCTTGGTTTCTCTGGAGCGACAGGGACATTGATCAGCTACCAATACATACTAGGCTGGAGCTTTAGTAGAAACAGGGAGTCACTGCAGACCCTGGATGTCACTAAGCTTCCTCGAGTCCCTCCTCATAAAGCTAAAAACGAGAGACCATCAACGCTGCTTATTGTTCTGCTCATATTACTGGCAGTCATATTGTTTTTGGTTCTTGGAGCAGCTTTCGCCTACAGGAGAAGAAAATATGCAGAAGTAAGAGAAGAATGGGAAGGAGAATATGGTCCACACCGCCTTTCCTATAAAACTCTGTACAAAGCGACCAAAGGGTTTCACAAGGAGGGACTTCTCGGGAAAGGAGGCTTTGGAGAAGTGTACAAAGGAACTCTGCCTTCCCATGGAGAAATAGCAGTGAAAAGAGTGTCGCACGAGGCAGAGGAAGGGATGAAGCAGTTTGTGGCTGAAATCGTGAGCATGGGTACTCTGAAGCACAAGAATATGGTTCCACTTCTTGGCTACTGTAGAAGAAAAGGTGAGTTACTTCTGGTATCTGAATACATGCCCAATGGTAGTCTTGACCAATACTTGTTCTACGACGATAAACCTCCCTTTTCATGGCGTCGGAGACTTATAATCATAAAGGATATAGCTTCAGCTCTCAGTTACATGCATACAGGAGCTCCTCAAGTTGTTCTCCACCGGGATATCAAGGCTTCTAATGTTATGTTAGACGCTGAATATAATGGAAGGTTAGGGGACTTTGGTATGGCGAGGTTTCATGATCATGGAGCAGACCCTGCCACAACTGCCGCTGTGGGAACCATTGGCTACATGGCACCGGAGCTTGTTACCATGGGAGCTTCCACTGCAACCGACGTTTATGGCTTTGGTGCCTTTTTACTTGAAGTAACATGTGGGAGGAGACCCGTTGAGCCTGCGTTGCCAGAGGAAAGAAGGTCTTTGGTTAAGTGGGTCTGCCAATGTTGGAAGATGGCTTCTTTGCTCGGAGCTAGAGATCCGAGAATGAGAGGTGAAATCTCAGCTGAGGAAGTGGAAATGGTATTGAAAATTGGATTGATGTGCATGAATGCTGTGGCGGAGCTGAGACCTTCGATGGAAGAAGTGATGCAATACTTAAATGAAAGCCTGAAGCTGCCTGATATCACCCCAAATTCTCCTGGAATAGGGTCCTTTGTACCACTGATTATGGGATCATACCCGCTCTCAGCATCCCTATACTCTTCTTCCTCAGCCAACGACTCTACATTTGTCACTCACTCCATTGTCTATGGCCACGGTCGGTGA
- the LOC103873418 gene encoding probable L-type lectin-domain containing receptor kinase I.6 isoform X2, with the protein MATGSHLILMIFFVHLIFISSQQEETGFIYNGFGQADLSTDGVAKILPEGQLQLTDGSGQKMGHAFLKKPFEFTSPESLSFSTHFVCALVPKPGFIGGHGIAFVLSASMDLTHADATQFLGLFNISTQGSSSSHLVAVELDTALSAEFDDINANHVGIDVNGLISIASTPASYFSEIKGKNESISLLSGAPVQVWVDYGGNVLNVSLAPHKIQKPSQPLLSTSLNLSESFPDRMIYLGFSGATGTLISYQYILGWSFSRNRESLQTLDVTKLPRVPPHKAKNERPSTLLIVLLILLAVILFLVLGAAFAYRRRKYAEVREEWEGEYGPHRLSYKTLYKATKGFHKEGLLGKGGFGEVYKGTLPSHGEIAVKRVSHEAEEGMKQFVAEIVSMGTLKHKNMVPLLGYCRRKGELLLVSEYMPNGSLDQYLFYDDKPPFSWRRRLIIIKDIASALSYMHTGAPQVVLHRDIKASNVMLDAEYNGRLGDFGMARFHDHGADPATTAAVGTIGYMAPELVTMGASTATDVYGFGAFLLEVTCGRRPVEPALPEERRSLVKWVCQCWKMASLLGARDPRMRGEISAEEVEMVLKIGLMCMNAVAELRPSMEEVMQYLNESLKLPDITPNSPGIGSFVPLIMGSYPLSASLYSSSSANDSTFVTHSIVYGHGR; encoded by the coding sequence ATGGCCACAGGATCACATCTCATTCTGATGATCTTCTTTGTTCATCTGATCTTCATCTCGAGTCAGCAGGAGGAGACAGGGTTTATCTATAATGGCTTTGGCCAAGCAGACCTTTCTACTGACGGCGTTGCCAAGATTCTTCCGGAAGGACAGTTGCAGTTGACCGATGGATCCGGGCAGAAAATGGGACATGCTTTCTTGAAGAAGCCTTTTGAGTTCACTTCACCTGAATCACTCTCTTTCTCAACACATTTTGTGTGTGCTCTGGTGCCTAAGCCAGGATTTATCGGTGGTCATGGTATCGCCTTTGTTCTGTCTGCTTCCATGGATCTCACACACGCAGATGCGACGCAGTTCTTGGGACTTTTTAACATCTCCACTCAAGGATCCTCCTCTTCTCATCTAGTCGCTGTTGAGCTTGATACTGCCCTCAGCGCTGAGTTTGATGACATCAATGCCAATCATGTCGGTATCGATGTCAACGGCCTTATCTCTATCGCATCGACCCCTGCTTCTTACTTTTCCGAGATAAAAGGTAAGAACGAAAGCATATCGCTTCTGAGTGGAGCTCCTGTTCAAGTCTGGGTGGACTACGGAGGAAACGTGCTTAATGTTTCGCTGGCCCCTCACAAAATTCAAAAGCCAAGTCAGCCTCTTTTGTCAACATCCCTGAACCTTTCAGAATCTTTCCCAGATAGAATGATATATCTTGGTTTCTCTGGAGCGACAGGGACATTGATCAGCTACCAATACATACTAGGCTGGAGCTTTAGTAGAAACAGGGAGTCACTGCAGACCCTGGATGTCACTAAGCTTCCTCGAGTCCCTCCTCATAAAGCTAAAAACGAGAGACCATCAACGCTGCTTATTGTTCTGCTCATATTACTGGCAGTCATATTGTTTTTGGTTCTTGGAGCAGCTTTCGCCTACAGGAGAAGAAAATATGCAGAAGTAAGAGAAGAATGGGAAGGAGAATATGGTCCACACCGCCTTTCCTATAAAACTCTGTACAAAGCGACCAAAGGGTTTCACAAGGAGGGACTTCTCGGGAAAGGAGGCTTTGGAGAAGTGTACAAAGGAACTCTGCCTTCCCATGGAGAAATAGCAGTGAAAAGAGTGTCGCACGAGGCAGAGGAAGGGATGAAGCAGTTTGTGGCTGAAATCGTGAGCATGGGTACTCTGAAGCACAAGAATATGGTTCCACTTCTTGGCTACTGTAGAAGAAAAGGTGAGTTACTTCTGGTATCTGAATACATGCCCAATGGTAGTCTTGACCAATACTTGTTCTACGACGATAAACCTCCCTTTTCATGGCGTCGGAGACTTATAATCATAAAGGATATAGCTTCAGCTCTCAGTTACATGCATACAGGAGCTCCTCAAGTTGTTCTCCACCGGGATATCAAGGCTTCTAATGTTATGTTAGACGCTGAATATAATGGAAGGTTAGGGGACTTTGGTATGGCGAGGTTTCATGATCATGGAGCAGACCCTGCCACAACTGCCGCTGTGGGAACCATTGGCTACATGGCACCGGAGCTTGTTACCATGGGAGCTTCCACTGCAACCGACGTTTATGGCTTTGGTGCCTTTTTACTTGAAGTAACATGTGGGAGGAGACCCGTTGAGCCTGCGTTGCCAGAGGAAAGAAGGTCTTTGGTTAAGTGGGTCTGCCAATGTTGGAAGATGGCTTCTTTGCTCGGAGCTAGAGATCCGAGAATGAGAGGTGAAATCTCAGCTGAGGAAGTGGAAATGGTATTGAAAATTGGATTGATGTGCATGAATGCTGTGGCGGAGCTGAGACCTTCGATGGAAGAAGTGATGCAATACTTAAATGAAAGCCTGAAGCTGCCTGATATCACCCCAAATTCTCCTGGAATAGGGTCCTTTGTACCACTGATTATGGGATCATACCCGCTCTCAGCATCCCTATACTCTTCTTCCTCAGCCAACGACTCTACATTTGTCACTCACTCCATTGTCTATGGCCACGGTCGGTGA
- the LOC103873418 gene encoding probable L-type lectin-domain containing receptor kinase I.6 isoform X3 — protein MIFFVHLIFISSQQEETGFIYNGFGQADLSTDGVAKILPEGQLQLTDGSGQKMGHAFLKKPFEFTSPESLSFSTHFVCALVPKPGFIGGHGIAFVLSASMDLTHADATQFLGLFNISTQGSSSSHLVAVELDTALSAEFDDINANHVGIDVNGLISIASTPASYFSEIKGKNESISLLSGAPVQVWVDYGGNVLNVSLAPHKIQKPSQPLLSTSLNLSESFPDRMIYLGFSGATGTLISYQYILGWSFSRNRESLQTLDVTKLPRVPPHKAKNERPSTLLIVLLILLAVILFLVLGAAFAYRRRKYAEVREEWEGEYGPHRLSYKTLYKATKGFHKEGLLGKGGFGEVYKGTLPSHGEIAVKRVSHEAEEGMKQFVAEIVSMGTLKHKNMVPLLGYCRRKGELLLVSEYMPNGSLDQYLFYDDKPPFSWRRRLIIIKDIASALSYMHTGAPQVVLHRDIKASNVMLDAEYNGRLGDFGMARFHDHGADPATTAAVGTIGYMAPELVTMGASTATDVYGFGAFLLEVTCGRRPVEPALPEERRSLVKWVCQCWKMASLLGARDPRMRGEISAEEVEMVLKIGLMCMNAVAELRPSMEEVMQYLNESLKLPDITPNSPGIGSFVPLIMGSYPLSASLYSSSSANDSTFVTHSIVYGHGR, from the coding sequence ATGATCTTCTTTGTTCATCTGATCTTCATCTCGAGTCAGCAGGAGGAGACAGGGTTTATCTATAATGGCTTTGGCCAAGCAGACCTTTCTACTGACGGCGTTGCCAAGATTCTTCCGGAAGGACAGTTGCAGTTGACCGATGGATCCGGGCAGAAAATGGGACATGCTTTCTTGAAGAAGCCTTTTGAGTTCACTTCACCTGAATCACTCTCTTTCTCAACACATTTTGTGTGTGCTCTGGTGCCTAAGCCAGGATTTATCGGTGGTCATGGTATCGCCTTTGTTCTGTCTGCTTCCATGGATCTCACACACGCAGATGCGACGCAGTTCTTGGGACTTTTTAACATCTCCACTCAAGGATCCTCCTCTTCTCATCTAGTCGCTGTTGAGCTTGATACTGCCCTCAGCGCTGAGTTTGATGACATCAATGCCAATCATGTCGGTATCGATGTCAACGGCCTTATCTCTATCGCATCGACCCCTGCTTCTTACTTTTCCGAGATAAAAGGTAAGAACGAAAGCATATCGCTTCTGAGTGGAGCTCCTGTTCAAGTCTGGGTGGACTACGGAGGAAACGTGCTTAATGTTTCGCTGGCCCCTCACAAAATTCAAAAGCCAAGTCAGCCTCTTTTGTCAACATCCCTGAACCTTTCAGAATCTTTCCCAGATAGAATGATATATCTTGGTTTCTCTGGAGCGACAGGGACATTGATCAGCTACCAATACATACTAGGCTGGAGCTTTAGTAGAAACAGGGAGTCACTGCAGACCCTGGATGTCACTAAGCTTCCTCGAGTCCCTCCTCATAAAGCTAAAAACGAGAGACCATCAACGCTGCTTATTGTTCTGCTCATATTACTGGCAGTCATATTGTTTTTGGTTCTTGGAGCAGCTTTCGCCTACAGGAGAAGAAAATATGCAGAAGTAAGAGAAGAATGGGAAGGAGAATATGGTCCACACCGCCTTTCCTATAAAACTCTGTACAAAGCGACCAAAGGGTTTCACAAGGAGGGACTTCTCGGGAAAGGAGGCTTTGGAGAAGTGTACAAAGGAACTCTGCCTTCCCATGGAGAAATAGCAGTGAAAAGAGTGTCGCACGAGGCAGAGGAAGGGATGAAGCAGTTTGTGGCTGAAATCGTGAGCATGGGTACTCTGAAGCACAAGAATATGGTTCCACTTCTTGGCTACTGTAGAAGAAAAGGTGAGTTACTTCTGGTATCTGAATACATGCCCAATGGTAGTCTTGACCAATACTTGTTCTACGACGATAAACCTCCCTTTTCATGGCGTCGGAGACTTATAATCATAAAGGATATAGCTTCAGCTCTCAGTTACATGCATACAGGAGCTCCTCAAGTTGTTCTCCACCGGGATATCAAGGCTTCTAATGTTATGTTAGACGCTGAATATAATGGAAGGTTAGGGGACTTTGGTATGGCGAGGTTTCATGATCATGGAGCAGACCCTGCCACAACTGCCGCTGTGGGAACCATTGGCTACATGGCACCGGAGCTTGTTACCATGGGAGCTTCCACTGCAACCGACGTTTATGGCTTTGGTGCCTTTTTACTTGAAGTAACATGTGGGAGGAGACCCGTTGAGCCTGCGTTGCCAGAGGAAAGAAGGTCTTTGGTTAAGTGGGTCTGCCAATGTTGGAAGATGGCTTCTTTGCTCGGAGCTAGAGATCCGAGAATGAGAGGTGAAATCTCAGCTGAGGAAGTGGAAATGGTATTGAAAATTGGATTGATGTGCATGAATGCTGTGGCGGAGCTGAGACCTTCGATGGAAGAAGTGATGCAATACTTAAATGAAAGCCTGAAGCTGCCTGATATCACCCCAAATTCTCCTGGAATAGGGTCCTTTGTACCACTGATTATGGGATCATACCCGCTCTCAGCATCCCTATACTCTTCTTCCTCAGCCAACGACTCTACATTTGTCACTCACTCCATTGTCTATGGCCACGGTCGGTGA
- the LOC103873418 gene encoding probable L-type lectin-domain containing receptor kinase I.6 isoform X4: MGHAFLKKPFEFTSPESLSFSTHFVCALVPKPGFIGGHGIAFVLSASMDLTHADATQFLGLFNISTQGSSSSHLVAVELDTALSAEFDDINANHVGIDVNGLISIASTPASYFSEIKGKNESISLLSGAPVQVWVDYGGNVLNVSLAPHKIQKPSQPLLSTSLNLSESFPDRMIYLGFSGATGTLISYQYILGWSFSRNRESLQTLDVTKLPRVPPHKAKNERPSTLLIVLLILLAVILFLVLGAAFAYRRRKYAEVREEWEGEYGPHRLSYKTLYKATKGFHKEGLLGKGGFGEVYKGTLPSHGEIAVKRVSHEAEEGMKQFVAEIVSMGTLKHKNMVPLLGYCRRKGELLLVSEYMPNGSLDQYLFYDDKPPFSWRRRLIIIKDIASALSYMHTGAPQVVLHRDIKASNVMLDAEYNGRLGDFGMARFHDHGADPATTAAVGTIGYMAPELVTMGASTATDVYGFGAFLLEVTCGRRPVEPALPEERRSLVKWVCQCWKMASLLGARDPRMRGEISAEEVEMVLKIGLMCMNAVAELRPSMEEVMQYLNESLKLPDITPNSPGIGSFVPLIMGSYPLSASLYSSSSANDSTFVTHSIVYGHGR, from the coding sequence ATGGGACATGCTTTCTTGAAGAAGCCTTTTGAGTTCACTTCACCTGAATCACTCTCTTTCTCAACACATTTTGTGTGTGCTCTGGTGCCTAAGCCAGGATTTATCGGTGGTCATGGTATCGCCTTTGTTCTGTCTGCTTCCATGGATCTCACACACGCAGATGCGACGCAGTTCTTGGGACTTTTTAACATCTCCACTCAAGGATCCTCCTCTTCTCATCTAGTCGCTGTTGAGCTTGATACTGCCCTCAGCGCTGAGTTTGATGACATCAATGCCAATCATGTCGGTATCGATGTCAACGGCCTTATCTCTATCGCATCGACCCCTGCTTCTTACTTTTCCGAGATAAAAGGTAAGAACGAAAGCATATCGCTTCTGAGTGGAGCTCCTGTTCAAGTCTGGGTGGACTACGGAGGAAACGTGCTTAATGTTTCGCTGGCCCCTCACAAAATTCAAAAGCCAAGTCAGCCTCTTTTGTCAACATCCCTGAACCTTTCAGAATCTTTCCCAGATAGAATGATATATCTTGGTTTCTCTGGAGCGACAGGGACATTGATCAGCTACCAATACATACTAGGCTGGAGCTTTAGTAGAAACAGGGAGTCACTGCAGACCCTGGATGTCACTAAGCTTCCTCGAGTCCCTCCTCATAAAGCTAAAAACGAGAGACCATCAACGCTGCTTATTGTTCTGCTCATATTACTGGCAGTCATATTGTTTTTGGTTCTTGGAGCAGCTTTCGCCTACAGGAGAAGAAAATATGCAGAAGTAAGAGAAGAATGGGAAGGAGAATATGGTCCACACCGCCTTTCCTATAAAACTCTGTACAAAGCGACCAAAGGGTTTCACAAGGAGGGACTTCTCGGGAAAGGAGGCTTTGGAGAAGTGTACAAAGGAACTCTGCCTTCCCATGGAGAAATAGCAGTGAAAAGAGTGTCGCACGAGGCAGAGGAAGGGATGAAGCAGTTTGTGGCTGAAATCGTGAGCATGGGTACTCTGAAGCACAAGAATATGGTTCCACTTCTTGGCTACTGTAGAAGAAAAGGTGAGTTACTTCTGGTATCTGAATACATGCCCAATGGTAGTCTTGACCAATACTTGTTCTACGACGATAAACCTCCCTTTTCATGGCGTCGGAGACTTATAATCATAAAGGATATAGCTTCAGCTCTCAGTTACATGCATACAGGAGCTCCTCAAGTTGTTCTCCACCGGGATATCAAGGCTTCTAATGTTATGTTAGACGCTGAATATAATGGAAGGTTAGGGGACTTTGGTATGGCGAGGTTTCATGATCATGGAGCAGACCCTGCCACAACTGCCGCTGTGGGAACCATTGGCTACATGGCACCGGAGCTTGTTACCATGGGAGCTTCCACTGCAACCGACGTTTATGGCTTTGGTGCCTTTTTACTTGAAGTAACATGTGGGAGGAGACCCGTTGAGCCTGCGTTGCCAGAGGAAAGAAGGTCTTTGGTTAAGTGGGTCTGCCAATGTTGGAAGATGGCTTCTTTGCTCGGAGCTAGAGATCCGAGAATGAGAGGTGAAATCTCAGCTGAGGAAGTGGAAATGGTATTGAAAATTGGATTGATGTGCATGAATGCTGTGGCGGAGCTGAGACCTTCGATGGAAGAAGTGATGCAATACTTAAATGAAAGCCTGAAGCTGCCTGATATCACCCCAAATTCTCCTGGAATAGGGTCCTTTGTACCACTGATTATGGGATCATACCCGCTCTCAGCATCCCTATACTCTTCTTCCTCAGCCAACGACTCTACATTTGTCACTCACTCCATTGTCTATGGCCACGGTCGGTGA